A genomic stretch from Malus domestica chromosome 15, GDT2T_hap1 includes:
- the LOC103401136 gene encoding GTPase ERA-like, chloroplastic, protein MELVLHMSAIPPRENPLTHYRHSKFLATQDHHTSLFAHFSINPQFQSKYRRNWTPKLAYAATNQRFGITEQEQAHEEEEDAEEEEEEEYDFSEDESSLLSLSEKPDRNMALLDEYEMEELEDAADPNHRSGYVAVLGKPNVGKSTLSNQMVGQKLSIVTDKPQTTRHRILGICSGTDYQMILYDTPGVMEKRMHKLDSMMMKNVRSAAVNADCVVVLVDACKVPEKIDEVLEEGMGNQTESLPPILLVMNKKDLIKPGEIAKKLEWYEKFTNVDEVIPVSAKLGQGVEDVKQWILSKLPFGPAYYPKDIVSEHPERFFVSEIVREKIFMQYRKEIPYSCQVNVVSYKTRPMAKDFIQVEIVVEKNSQKIIVIGKEGRALKLLATAARLDIENFLQKKVFLEVVVKVKENWRQDEVLLKNYGYGGQIQTL, encoded by the exons ATGGAGCTAGTTCTGCACATGTCCGCAATTCCTCCCAGAGAaaaccccctcacccactaCCGCCACTCCAAATTCCTCGCAACCCAAGACCACCACACCTCTCTCTTCGCCCATTTCTCTATAAACCCACAATTCCAGTCAAAATATCGAAGAAATTGGACCCCAAAACTTGCGTATGCAGCCACAAATCAACGGTTCGGGATCACCGAACAAGAACAAGcccatgaagaagaagaagatgcagaggaggaggaagaagaagagtacGATTTCTCGGAGGACGAGTCGTCGTTGCTGTCTCTGAGTGAGAAGCCAGACAGAAACATGGCTTTGCTGGATGAGTACGAGATGGAGGAGCTCGAAGATGCCGCTGACCCGAATCATCGGAGCG GGTACGTGGCTGTGCTGGGGAAGCCGAATGTGGGAAAGAGTACGCTCTCGAATCAAATGGTTGGTCAGAAGTTGTCCATTGTTACTGATAAACCTCAGACTACCCGGCATCGAATTCTCGGTATATGTTCTGGCACAGACTATCAG ATGATACTTTATGACACACCGGGTGTTATGGAGAAGAGAATGCACAAGTTGGATtcgatgatgatgaagaatgtTCGCAGTGCTGCGGTTAATGCGGATTGTGTAGTTGTTCTTGTTGATGCATGTAAAGTGCCTGAAAAA ATTGATGAAGTGCTGGAAGAAGGCATGGGTAACCAGACGGAAAGCTTGCCACCCATTTTGTTGGTTATGAATAAGAAGGATTTGATTAAACCTGGTGAAATTGCAAAGAAACTAGAG TGGTATGAGAAATTTACAAACGTTGATGAGGTCATACCCGTGAGTGCCAAACTTGGACAGGGAGTGGAAGACGTCAAGCAATGGATTTTATCAAAACTTCCTTTTGGGCCAGCATATTATCCGAAG GACATTGTCAGTGAGCACCCAGAAAGATTCTTTGTATCCGAAATTGTTCGAGAAAAGATCTTTATGCAGTACCGCAAAGAGATTCCTTATTCATGTCAG GTGAATGTCGTGAGCTACAAAACTAGGCCAATGGCGAAGGATTTTATACAAGTGGAAATTGTCGTTGAAAAAAACTCACAGAAGATCATTGTTATTGGAAAA GAAGGGAGAGCTCTGAAACTACTTGCAACAGCTGCGCGGCTTGACATAGAAAATTTCTTGCAGAAGAAAGTCTTCCTAGAG GTTGTAGTGAAGGTTAAAGAGAATTGGCGGCAAGACGAAGTGCTTTTGAAGAATTATGGCTATGGGGGTCAAATTCAAACATTATAA
- the LOC103401137 gene encoding uncharacterized protein, whose amino-acid sequence MPTFTVIALDRLLEPGASSKSADMSSLPNSNSKPFSSSMPVPDSKLERRNSTSVVEKRPHRPQIRPALYATPEATPLPDLPTSFPPSPYIINHKRRGPRLMKSYSEQDVSLHQKAGGGEKLNGDVNRVEAKAVKLNGNVSNAEAKVANSPVDDLNTFTFSKPVEVRHSNGVHHFVSSNGQLRGSNVELGSSSEHEDNFYASNKRSSDVELSNGSAREDDLLKQVAMSPERDSEREDFVDPKDSMSVASYNTDGEGNFGAERSAQTSTPMGEFYDAWDELSSESGQGQQLSVSDVEVELREMRLSLIMEIEKRKQVEESLNNMRRQWQRIREQLSLVGFTLPEDPTVASGHELLGSDPAEDLYQQVYLARFVSNTIGRGLIRAEMEMEMEAQVESKNFEIARLMDKLRNYEAMNQEMVQRNQDVLEMARRDRERRERRQRWVWGSIATALTLGTAALAYSYIPSSRGSPSFDSEVPERSDAGK is encoded by the exons ATGCCGACTTTCACTGTCATAGCTTTAGATAGGTTGTTAGAACCTGGAGCTTCTTCCAAATCTGCTGACATGTCATCTCTTCCAAATTCCAATTCGAAGCCTTTTTCGAGTTCAATGCCGGTTCCTGACTCCAAGCTGGAGAGGAGGAACAGCACCTCCGTTGTGGAGAAGAGGCCTCATCGACCTCAGATTAGGCCGGCCCTCTATGCTACTCCGGAGGCCACACCGCTCCCGGATTTGCCCACTTCATTTCCTCCCTCGCCTTACATCATCAACCACAAGCGCCGTGGTCCAAGGCTTATGAAGAGTTACTCGGAGCAGGATGTGTCCTTGCACCAAAAAGCTGGAGGTGGAGAGAAGCTCAATGGGGATGTCAACCGTGTGGAGGCCAAGGCGGTGAAGCTCAATGGGAATGTCAGCAACGCAGAGGCAAAGGTGGCAAATTCACCTGTTGATGATTTGAATACTTTTACTTTTTCGAAGCCTGTTGAAGTGCGTCATTCGAACGGTGTCCATCATTTCGTGAGCAGTAATGGGCAACTTAGAGGCAGTAATGTGGAACTAGGTAGTAGTAGCGAGCATGAAGATAACTTCTATGCGTCCAACAAGAGAAGCAGTGATGTGGAACTGAGTAATGGTTCTGCTAGGGAAGATGATTTGTTGAAGCAAGTTGCCATGAGTCCAGAGAGAGATAGTGAACGTGAAGATTTCGTTGATCCGAAAGACTCCATGAGTGTCGCAAGTTACAACACTGATGGAGAGGGAAATTTTGGGGCAGAGCGTTCTGCACAGACCAGTACACCCATGGGGGAATTTTATGATGCTTGGGATG AACTTTCATCTGAGAGCGGGCAAGGGCAGCAGCTTTCTGTTTCTGACGTTGAAGTTGAATTGCGTGAAATGAGATTGAGCCTCATAATGGAGATAGAGAAGCGGAAGCAAGTAGAAGAATCCTTGAATAACATGCGAAGGCAGTGGCAGAGGATTAGGGAACAATTATCTCTTGTAGGATTCACACTCCCTGAAGATCCCACTGTTGCAAGTGGTCACGAGCTACTAGGTTCTGATCCTGCAGAAGATCTGTACCAACAAGTTTATCTTGCTAGGTTTGTATCAAATACCATTGGGAGGGGATTGATAAGGGCTGAGATGGAGATGGAGATGGAAGCTCAGGTCGAGTCAAAGAACTTTGAGATTGCTCGGTTGATGGACAAACTTCGTAACTATGAGGCTATGAATCAGGAAATGGTTCAGAGGAATCAGGATGTTCTCG AGATGGCACGGCGTGACAGGGAGAGAAGGGAAAGAAGACAGAGATGGGTATGGGGCTCAATCGCTACTGCCCTTACTCTTGGCACTGCAGCCTTGGCATACTCATATATCCCGTCTAGCAGGGGATCGCCAAGCTTTGATTCTGAGGTTCCTGAAAGGAGTGATGCAGGCAAATGA
- the LOC103401138 gene encoding probable aquaporin SIP2-1, with amino-acid sequence MGGIGLLSSDLVISFMWVWSGVLIKIYVFSFLGFGHGPSGEIIKCALSILNMFFFALLGKVTNGGTYNPLTVLSGAFTGGFSRFLFTVAARIPAQVIGSIAGVRFIIATFPEIGLGPRLNVDIHRGALTEGLLTFAIVTISLGLARKIPGSFFTKTWISSVSKLTLHILGSDLTGGCMSPASVLGWAYARGDHITKEHIMVYWLAPIEATLLAIWTFRVVVPPVQEEKVDKKAKSE; translated from the exons ATGGGGGGGATTGGTTTGCTCTCGTCGGATTTGGTAATCTCGTTCATGTGGGTATGGTCGGGGGTCCTGATTAAGATCTACGTGTTTAGCTTTCTGGGGTTTGGTCACGGACCCAGCGGTGAGATAATCAAGTGCGCCCTTTCGATTTTGAACATGTTTTTCTTTGCGTTGCTGGGTAAGGTTACCAACGGTGGCACCTACAATCCTTTGACCGTGTTGTCCGGCGCGTTTACGGGGGGTTTCAGCCGCTTTCTTTTCACTGTTGCTGCCAGAATCCCTGCTCAG GTTATTGGCTCTATTGCTGGGGTTAGGTTCATAATCGCGACCTTTCCTGAAATAGGTCTCGGGCCTCGTTTGAACGTTGACATCCATCGAGGTGCTCTTACAGAAGGATTGCTGACATTTGCAATTGTTACTATCTCGCTTGGGCTCGCCAGAAAAATCCCAGGGAGTTTCTTCACCAAGACTTGGATCTCAAGTGTTTCTAAGTTAactcttcacattcttggctcTGATCTGACTGGTGGTTGTATGAGCCCAGCCTCT GTGCTGGGATGGGCTTATGCTCGTGGCGACCATATCACGAAGGAGCATATCATGGTTTACTGGCTCGCCCCAATAGAGGCGACTCTGCTGGCAATATGGACATTTAGGGTCGTCGTTCCACCAGTCCAAGAGGAGAAGGTAGACAAGAAGGCTAAATCAGAATGA
- the LOC103401139 gene encoding pentatricopeptide repeat-containing protein At5g66500, mitochondrial, with product MTALTRPIRSLHLPAKCNFNGFQTHHLFDETSQRDIYSLNSLLASYTRNGQFSSTWALFCRVHRTKSDLNAYTFTPVLGACRALPRPERGRQVHCLMIKTGSESGTVAKTAVMDMYSKYGFLEDSVRAFEEMEFKDVVTWNALLSSFLRHGLAREAVGVFEAMRKERVEFSEFTMCSLLKACAFSKAFRQGKQVHGMVVVMGRDMVILGTALIDFYSAVGCMSEAMKVFSSLNCRRDDVIFNSLVAGCVRNKKYQEALSIMSAMKPNVIALTSALAACSENSNLWIGKQIHCVALRHGFISDTQMCNVLLDMYAKCGKILNARSLFNGVRNKDVVSWTSMIDAYGSHGNGVEALDLFNKMGEERTGVLPNAVTFLAVLSACGHSGLVEQGRECFNLAIEKYGLGLGPEHYVCFMDMLGRAGQIDEVWCVFDDMVKHGIRPTAAVWSALLNACSLNLDVKGGELAAKHLLQLEPDKPGNYVLISNFYATIGRWDSVDELRSVMETKGLVKEVGSSWVTDSHCHEHATSLSV from the coding sequence ATGACCGCCCTAACTCGTCCTATACGTTCCCTCCACCTTCCCGCCAAATGCAATTTCAATGGCTTCCAGACCCACCACCTGTTTGATGAAACGTCTCAAAGAGATATCTACTCGCTCAACTCCCTGCTCGCCTCCTACACTCGCAACGGACAATTTTCCTCCACATGGGCTCTCTTCTGCCGCGTTCATCGCACGAAATCCGACCTCAATGCCTACACTTTCACTCCGGTACTTGGCGCCTGCAGGGCTCTTCCCCGCCCTGAACGTGGCAGGCAGGTCCATTGTCTGATGATCAAAACTGGTTCCGAGTCAGGAACCGTGGCAAAGACTGCCGTCATGGACATGTACTCCAAATATGGGTTTTTGGAGGACTCTGTCAGAGCCTTTGAGGAGATGGAGTTCAAGGATGTTGTAACTTGGAATGCTTTGCTTTCGAGCTTTTTAAGGCATGGGCTTGCCCGAGAAGCGGTTGGTGTTTTTGAAGCAATGAGGAAGGAAAGAGTGGAGTTCAGCGAGTTTACTATGTGTTCTCTGCTTAAAGCTTGTGCCTTTTCCAAGGCCTTTCGACAAGGCAAGCAGGTTCATGGGATGGTGGTTGTGATGGGCCGCGATATGGTGATTTTGGGCACCGCTTTGATTGATTTCTACTCTGCTGTTGGGTGTATGAGTGAAGCCATGAAAGTGTTCTCGAGCTTGAATTGTCGAAGGGATGATGTCATTTTCAATTCTCTAGTTGCCGGGTGTGTTCGAAACAAGAAGTACCAAGAGGCATTGTCGATTATGTCTGCCATGAAACCGAATGTAATTGCACTTACTAGCGCTCTTGCTGCTTGCTCAGAGAATTCGAATTTGTGGATTGGGAAGCAGATACACTGCGTGGCATTGCGTCATGGGTTCATATCCGATACCCAAATGTGCAATGTTTTGCTGGACATGTATGCAAAGTGTGGGAAAATTTTGAATGCTCGATCTTTGTTCAATGGAGTTCGTAATAAAGATGTGGTTTCGTGGACAAGCATGATTGATGCATATGGAAGTCATGGGAATGGGGTCGAAGCTCTTGATCTGTTCAACAAGATGGGGGAAGAAAGAACTGGAGTGTTGCCGAATGCTGTGACTTTTCTTGCTGTTCTCTCAGCTTGTGGGCACTCGGGGCTGGTGGAGCAAGGTCGAGAGTGTTTTAATTTAGCGATAGAGAAGTATGGTCTGGGCCTGGGTCCGGAGCACTATGTCTGCTTCATGGATATGTTAGGCCGGGCCGGTCAGATAGATGAAGTGTGGTGTGTGTTTGATGATATGGTTAAGCATGGCATTAGGCCTACAGCAGCAGTCTGGTCAGCATTGTTGAATGCTTGTAGCCTTAATCTGGATGTTAAAGGGGGTGAGCTTGCTGCTAAGCATCTTCTGCAGTTAGAGCCCGATAAGCCCGGGAATTATGTTCTGATATCGAATTTTTATGCAACCATCGGAAGGTGGGATTCTGTAGATGAATTGAGGAGTGTAATGGAGACGAAAGGACTAGTTAAGGAAGTCGGAAGTAGCTGGGTTACTGATTCGCACTGCCATGAACATGCCACCAGCCTTTCTGTTTGA
- the LOC103401140 gene encoding auxilin-like protein 1, with protein MDNLSHSRHPNRSSSAKMMNNGGLLAKTLYDDVYGGPPKFGLSSLSPRLEDYSEIFGSFHASRASSIPVLDVPAVDENEVFFDVRSSGFDYSEVFGGFNGLDFAVAYDDLADQSHGGGGGDSSDEAWTPAESGSLSEGSDDCGKNQCSNGDPYQSFDGSKDFSMAYHTAHQTSSKDSLNGMAYVTQAHVVPGYTYVLDEITPSQQTEHENPIFQAADDSKLNMNSTVEVVNQNYLKKTMSLPPNGSSSGQAFGDNLKHERGNGRYGSHHRRPFVTVSDISLRTQPSQLPPPSRPPPILDGSSGDSGRLSSNSNTIASDGTAGDSSPRFFDVEVDASSSAAISAAAMREAMEKAKVQLKSAKVLMQRRKDGFQTRTTSGSKKEMKEKEGMVGKIVDDCNGVKVEGVQGTSVREDGRMKFVVKKERRKSSKTTKEVPEFLEDEVFINVAKHFEQEKHGNGSFKIDDANEWQEETQYFELAAIDESKKAFELENKEKILVQSRKSHENRHKEKATMEALEQKEEIDKKVRAVIKEETEKQPRGWEECNARPKASKEACSRKEHDKKVKVAEEIHENGQHEMSSRMGTLPAEPEKQRDAEKSEKHDIVLEVQEQARKKVNDKRIRSDKKLKESRGMKSFEQRQEEALKQEENKIRLKEAFEQAENEKILNKVLEQEENEMRLKEAALEQVENEMRLKEAALEQVENEKRLKKALELRETEKKLKEAAELENKKKQKEATQIEEYEKRIKEALEREEYEKRQQDACKRKEAEQRIKMAHAYEQQYDINGLIKAQDKEGTEGRLNETFGQVRTESMLEEANESEQTGKTAKVAGDWEELNVLNTTNEGTERNENGQTLHMKQEDLRVSDDTCNQDCNQNSQATQISNKHDKSSETVAATQEVPAHEGNGEKRTEHNNSDTQPEVVRVSMLIDLELKASATSADHLENGENRFRREDASESLPVDDSVKKASEEIRAEPKASKRELGAFEIDNVPVDEKLKESGMAQQSTQEGNSQVAVEDAYESVPLDIHMKKAGEPGSHIGPPRVEQFNQVDFDHEAKKDLKEVEAASIREENKKEYSTPKLVKEFVENKRKTAAAHPAMTELNSQKSSGQFNAGQPPERKEKSLKETPKNGEKENERLKRERELENERLRKIEEEREREREREKDRMAVDRATLEAREWPFLDARDRTESAAIERASAEARQRTMAEARERLEKACAEAREKSLAGMTAMEARLKAERAAVERATAEARERAAEKAMAERAVYEARERVQRSVSDKFYTSSTNIGLRHCSSSSDLPDSTRGSRYPYSSVYGERYEGVEGESAQRCKARLERHARTAERAAKALAEKNMRDLLAQREQAERNRLAETLDAEVRRWSSGKEGNLRALLSTLQYILGADSGWQPVPLTEVITAAAVKRAYRKATLCVHPDKLQQRGASIQQKYICEKVFDLLKEAWNKFNSEER; from the exons GACTCCTGCAGAATCTGGTTCTCTGTCAGAAGGGTCGGATGATTGCGGAAAGAACCAATGCTCAAATGGAGATCCTTACCAGTCATTTGATGGCAGTAAAGATTTCAGCATGGCATATCATACAGCTCATCAAACAAGCAGTAAAGATTCTTTGAACGGGATGGCATATGTAACTCAGGCACATGTTGTTCCTGGATACACATATGTGCTGGATGAAATCACTCCCTCCCAACAGACAGAACATGAGAATCCAATCTTTCAAGCAGCTGATGATAGCAAATTAAATATGAACTCCACTGTGGAAGTGGTGAATCAAAATTATCTCAAAAAGACCATGTCACTCCCCCCTAATGGTAGTTCTTCCGGACAGGCATTTGGAGACAACCTTAAACATGAAAGAGGAAATGGTAGATATGGTTCTCATCATAGAAGGCCGTTTGTGACTGTATCAGACATAAGCCTTAGAACTCAGCCCTCTCAGTTGCCACCACCCTCTCGACCACCGCCCATACTGGATGGAAGCAGTGGAGATTCTGGTAGATTGTCCTCAAATTCTAACACGATTGCTTCTGATGGGACGGCAGGTGATAGTTCACCCCGGTTCTTTGATGTCGAAGTGGATGCAAGTTCATCTGCTGCAATCTCTGCAGCTGCTATGAGAGAAGCAATGGAGAAAGCTAAAGTACAACTGAAAAGTGCAAAAGTGTTAATGCAGAGGAGGAAAGACGGATTCCAAACCCGTACAACATCGGGTTcaaagaaagaaatgaaagagaaggaaggaatGGTGGGTAAAATTGTTGATGACTGCAATGGTGTGAAAGTTGAGGGAGTGCAGGGCACTTCTGTACGAGAAGATGGTAGAATGAAATTTGTTGTTAAGAAGGAAAGGCGGAAATCTTCAAAGACAACCAAAGAAGTTCCAGAATTTTTAGAAGATGAAGTATTCATAAATGTGGCTAAACATTTTGAACAAGAGAAGCATGGGAATGGGTCTTTCAAAATTGATGATGCTAATGAATGGCAGGAAGAAACACAATATTTTGAATTGGCGGCAATTGATGAGTCCAAGAAGGCTTTTGAGCTGGAAAACAAAGAGAAGATTTTGGTTCAGAGCAGAAAAAGTCACGAGAACAGGCATAAAGAAAAGGCAACCATGGAAGCATTAGAGCAGAAAGAAGAAATCGATAAGAAAGTAAGAGCAGTTATTAAAGAGGAAACAGAGAAGCAACCTCGTGGATGGGAGGAATGCAATGCAAGACCCAAAGCATCTAAGGAGGCATGCAGTCGAAAAGAGCATGACAAAAAGGTGAAGGTGGCTGAAGAAATTCATGAGAACGGACAGCATGAGATGAGTTCTAGAATGGGGACTCTACCTGCAGAACCTGAGAAGCAAAGAGATGCTGAAAAATCAGAAAAGCATGACATTGTGCTGGAGGTTCAAGAGCAGGCCAGGAAGAAGGTAAATGATAAAAGAATTAGAAGTGACAAAAAACTCAAGGAATCTCGTGGCATGAAAAGTTTTGAACAGAGACAAGAAGAAGCTTTGAAGCAGGAAGAGAATAAAATAAGGCTTAAAGAGGCATTTGAACAAGCAGAAAATGAGAAGATACTGAACAAGGTTCTTGAGCAGGAAGAAAATGAGATGAGGTTAAAGGAGGCTGCTCTTGAGCAGGTAGAAAATGAGATGAGGTTAAAGGAGGCTGCTCTTGAGCAGGTAGAAAATGAGAAAAGGCTGAAAAAGGCTCTTGAGTTGCGAGAGACTGAGAAGAAACTAAAAGAGGCTGCTGAACTggaaaataagaagaaacagAAAGAGGCTACTCAAATAGAAGAATATGAGAAGAGGATAAAAGAAGCTCTCGAGAGGGAAGAATATGAGAAGAGACAACAAGATGCCTGTAAAAGAAAGGAAGCTGAGCAAAGAATAAAAATGGCCCATGCTTATGAGCAGCAATATGACATAAATGGATTAATAAAGGCTCAGGACAAAGAAGGAACTGAGGGAAGATTAAATGAAACTTTTGGGCAAGTTAGAACTGAAAGCATGTTAGAAGAGGCTAATGAGTCGGAACAGACTGGGAAGACTGCTAAAGTTGCTGGTGACTGGGAAGAACTGAATGTCCTAAACACAACAAATGAGGGGACAGAGAGGAATGAAAACGGTCAGACCTTGCACATGAAACAGGAGGATCTCAGGGTATCTGATGATACATGTAACCAGGATTGTAATCAGAACTCTCAAGCGACTCAAATATCCAATAAGCATGATAAAAGCAGTGAAACAGTGGCAGCAACACAAGAAGTCCCTGCTCATGAAGGAAATGGAGAGAAAAGGACTGAACACAACAATAGTGATACACAGCCAGAAGTAGTACGAGTAAGCATGTTGATTGATTTGGAACTTAAAGCATCTGCCACATCTGCAGACCATTTAGAAAATGGAGAGAACCGGTTCAGAAGGGAAGATGCCAGTGAGTCTCTTCCAGTAGATGATAGTGTCAAGAAAGCAAGTGAAGAAATTAGGGCTGAACCTAAAGCTAGCAAAAGGGAATTGGGGGCATTTGAAATTGACAATGTGCCGGTTGATGAAAAGCTCAAAGAATCTGGCATGGCCCAGCAAAGCACACAAGAAGGAAATAGCCAAGTTGCAGTGGAAGATGCCTATGAGTCGGTTCCTTTAGACATTCACATGAAGAAAGCCGGAGAACCTGGCAGTCACATTGGACCACCACGGGTTGAGCAATTTAATCAAGTGGATTTTGATCATGAAGCTAAAAAGGACTTAAAGGAAGTTGAAGCTGCCTCAATCagagaagaaaacaagaaagaataCTCGACGCCTAAACTGGTGAAAGAGTTTgttgaaaataaaaggaaaacagcAGCAGCTCATCCCGCCATGACAGAATTAAACAGCCAGAAATCATCTGGACAATTTAATGCAGGTCAGCCCccagagagaaaagagaagagtcTTAAAGAGACCCCTAAAAAtggggaaaaagaaaatgaaagattgaaaagagaaagagagcttgAAAATGAGCGCCTTAGAAAGAtagaggaagaaagagaaagggagagagaaagagaaaaagatagGATGGCTGTTGATAGAGCGACACTTGAAGCTCGTGAATGGCCGTTTTTGGATGCTCGTGATAGGACAGAATCAGCTGCTATTGAGAGAGCATCAGCTGAAGCTCGACAAAGAACAATGGCAGAGGCTCGTGAAAGACTGGAGAAGGCATGTGCAGAGGCCAGGGAGAAGTCATTAGCAGGGATGACAGCCATGGAGGCCAGGCTCAAGGCAGAGCGTGCCGCAGTAGAGAGAGCAACTGCAGAGGCTCGAGAGCGTGCTGCAGAAAAAGCAATGGCTGAAAGGGCTGTATATGAAGCAAGAGAGCGCGTGCAAAGATCTGTTTCTGATAAATTCTATACTTCGTCTACAAATATTGGCTTAAGGCACTGCTCTTCATCGTCG GATCTACCGGACAGCACTAGGGGATCAAGATATCCATATTCCTCAGTATATGGTG AGAGATATGAGGGGGTGGAAGGTGAATCAGCCCAAAGGTGTAAAGCTAGGCTAGAGAGGCATGCTAGAACAGCTGAACGAGCG GCAAAAGCTCTTGCGGAGAAGAATATGCGCGATCTTCTTGCACAAAGAGAGCAAGCAGAGAGAAAT AGATTAGCCGAGACTCTGGATGCGGAAGTCAGGAGGTGGTCAAGTGGAAAAGAAGGCAACTTGCGTGCATTGCTTTCAACTTTGCAATAT ATCCTTGGGGCTGATAGTGGTTGGCAGCCCGTTCCGTTGACAGAAGTCATAACAGCTGCAGCAGTAAAGAGAGCTTACCGGAAAGCCACTCTATGCGTTCATCCTGACAAATTACAACAGCGGGGTGCAAGCATTCAACAGAAGTACATATGCGAGAAAGTTTTCGATCTTCTAAAG GAAGCTTGGAACAAATTCAACTCCGAAGAGCGGTAG